GTAGGAGGTACCAGTGTATGGGATGCATACAGACCTGTTGCCAGAGCGACACTCATCATCGTGGCGGACACTTTTGCTTTTCTGGTCACAGATTTACGTAAAGCCGAAAGAATGACATAACCTGAGTCACAGAAAACAGGGATAGAAACAAACCAGCCGATAATACTCATGGCAAGACCGGGACGTTTAGGACCCACCATCCTGAGGATTGTATCTGCCATTTTAACAGCAGCTCCTGATTTTTCAAGAAACACTCCGATAATGGTTCCCAGAACTATGACAATCCCTATATAAGCCAGTATCCCGCCAAAGCCGTTTCTTAAAGTAGTTTCTACCGCCATGACATCAAACTGACCCAGTGCAGATGCTCCCAGACCGACAAATAGAGCCGCAAAAAGCAGGGCAATAAAAGGGTGCAGTTTAAAGACGGATGTTGCTATAACCATTAGGACGACAGATACAACAAGTAATAAAATCATAATCAAACCCATATTGATAAAACCTCCAAAACGTTTTTTCTGTAGTACAGGTAGGTCTAAATTGATGCAAATAATCCGATAATCGATGATTATACAGGAAAAGTCTTCATATCTGTACTACAGGTTGATGTTATCATGAGTTTTTAAATAATGCAAAAAAAAATTATATTTTTTAAACAGCATAGTTTTGGTCATTTATGAAAACCCTTTGGCTCAGAGCTGTTTTTTAGATTATGGATGTGATTTTAGATTGGGAAGGGGGTTAGAGAGTGCTGGACAGCCAGGGGTTCCAGCGTTTTTTATCGGTAATTGTACCTGCCTCTTTCGGCTCAATGTAATTCGTTATTCTCAAATGTCTGACAGTATATAATGTGGCCAGTTCCAGATCATTTTCTTTGATACTCTTATAGATCCGTTTATGTTCGAGGACTATCTCTTCCAGACTGAGAATATAAAATTCATTTCTGGAAATATTCTGCAGCAGATCCCAAATCAGCAAGTTGATCGTATGAAGCAGTAGATTCCCTGAAAGATGGGAAATGGCTGTATGGAAATCTCTATCCAGGTAAAAAAAAGTTTCTTTGTTATGTTCTTCTTTCACCATGGATTTAATGGCCCTATCAAGGGGCTCATATTCATTGTCTGCATGTTTTTTCAGACAGAGTTCCAGA
This Oceanispirochaeta sp. DNA region includes the following protein-coding sequences:
- a CDS encoding GntR family transcriptional regulator; translated protein: MMESKSTVIYDYLERKIVKGDLKPGDKLPSESELCNKYSVSRGPVRAALEKLSAIGLVFRKKGGGSYVAEQSMDKLLNAILPTLKFNTGNLKEVLEIRCALEKLSLELCLKKHADNEYEPLDRAIKSMVKEEHNKETFFYLDRDFHTAISHLSGNLLLHTINLLIWDLLQNISRNEFYILSLEEIVLEHKRIYKSIKENDLELATLYTVRHLRITNYIEPKEAGTITDKKRWNPWLSSTL